From Clarias gariepinus isolate MV-2021 ecotype Netherlands chromosome 18, CGAR_prim_01v2, whole genome shotgun sequence:
TGAAAGCAAACTTTGATATTGACTTAAACACCTtatgttatattgaactttcaaaCTTCTATGATTTTTCCTAGACAATATAGTCATCATATTTTGAAGTCACCAtagttattcattcattcaaagcCAAAATTACCTCTGACAtattataatgtaattttataatatGAAATACAATTTATAAACATGACATTAAAACTAATGagcaaatttaaaattttaaataaagtgttttgcTTGCTACTTTCCTTAATTCGCTTTAAGATTATTGTTTATTGAACATTCTTTATAAAAACCAGAgatttaattacataataataaaataattcaaaaaCAATTTAACACAAAATTTCATATAATTTAACTGGATTTAATTAATGGATGCATCCTGTAACCATAAATGTGcattgaacaaaaacaaaggttACACCCTCATCAAGAAGAATGTTGGCTAACTTGTTTAAGTCACGTGATAGAGGTGTTTAGCAAAAACTGCCATATATAAGGAAATCTGCTGTGGCTACTCATTGTAGCTTCTGATTCGCACTTTTTTTTGCCTGAACAGATCATAGGACCTACATCAGACCTTTGGAGCCCATTCCTGCTGACTCAAATTTCTCCTGAGGGCAAAAGGTAAAAATTCTTCTCAAACAAAACACATCAGTGGCGCCATAACAAGAAGGACGAAGTCTGCAATGGGGTCCAGTCTTCAGAggcagaaaaagttcaaaaaggTGCCCCATGTTGTCTTATTAGGCCTGGACTCTGCTGGGAAATCCACTCTGCTCTACAGGCTCCACCGAGGTGCCCTCATGGAAACTACGCCTACCATAGGCTTCAACGTGGTTACCCTCCAGCTGAACAAGAAGTCAGTGCTTACCATTTGGGACGTAGGTGGTCAGGGGAGTCTGAGGCCCAACTGGAGGTACTATTTGGAGGGATGCAAAGCGCTGGTGTTCGTGGTGGATGCCAGTGACAGGACTCGCATAGATGAAGCAAAGATGGCTCTGAAGAACATTTTAAGTGATCACAACCTGGAAGCTGTTCCATTGATGGTCTTGGCTAATAAAACCGACATACCAAATTCGATGGATTTAAATGAGGTGTGTCAAGAGCTGGATTTAGTCAGCTACACCGACAGGGTTTGGGAGATCCAGGCATGCAGTGCTTTAAAAGGACTCGGACTAACACAGGCTTTTCTAACAGTGGCCAAACTGGTTCAATAGCAGTGTGGaaatatggagaaaaaaataaacaatattcaaATGCAAGTTTTTGGAATAACAAGGTTTGTAGGTAAAGTCTAAAAGCTAGTGGGAAGGAAATGAGAACGGTGTAATATAACTGATAAGATGCCTGAACCAATGCCGAATCATGAACGGGTTCTCGATAAAAGGAGACAAAACAAGAAagatttaaagactttttttttgaccaATTGAGACATGATACAGGAAACATGTTTTACAAGAGtgtcagatttatttatatgaatagCTTATGATGTAGTCTAATGCACAAATGAATGCACTGTACTAATTGCTATGTGATTAAACTATAGTATTCTTGACTCTAGCAATACAAAAATTGTTGATCTTTATATTATTGACATTATGATATAACAAAATAATTCTATTCATCATGTTGTCATGTTTCTGTCTTGGGTGCATTCCTGAGGTAGACTTCATgggtgtgttaaaaaaattcaacacaTCGTCCACTTAGTAAATCATTTTGTCCATCAAAACATGGAATTAAAACATAATTCACTTCATAACTGTTGAGCAACAAATATGTGCCACTCTCTATTAGGACTGTGTAAT
This genomic window contains:
- the arl11 gene encoding ADP-ribosylation factor-like protein 11: MGSSLQRQKKFKKVPHVVLLGLDSAGKSTLLYRLHRGALMETTPTIGFNVVTLQLNKKSVLTIWDVGGQGSLRPNWRYYLEGCKALVFVVDASDRTRIDEAKMALKNILSDHNLEAVPLMVLANKTDIPNSMDLNEVCQELDLVSYTDRVWEIQACSALKGLGLTQAFLTVAKLVQ